One Hevea brasiliensis isolate MT/VB/25A 57/8 chromosome 5, ASM3005281v1, whole genome shotgun sequence genomic region harbors:
- the LOC110633432 gene encoding myb family transcription factor PHL7 yields MYQMKSIPSSSLVHKSSLVHDQHLDCGANTMDPINGGNSLNNNPSLASKQRLRWTHELHERFVDAVAQLGGPDRATPKGVLRVMGVQGLTIYHVKSHLQKYRLAKYLPDSSSDGKKSDKKETGGMLSNLDGSSGMQITEALKLQMEVQKRLHEQLEVQRQLQLRIEAQGKYLKKIIEEQQRLSGTLGEVPSAEVSAPVLGDNCPESDKKTDPATLAPTSESPVQDKAVKECAPAKSISIDESFSSRHEPLTPDSRCNVGSPAVSPKGERSMKKQQVCMGTA; encoded by the exons ATGTATCAGATGAAAAGCATTCCTAGTTCAAGTTTGGTCCATAAAAGCTCATTGGTTCATGATCAGCATTTAGATTGTGGTGCTAATACAATGGACCCTATTAATGGAGGGAATAGTCTCAACAACAACCCAAGCCTTGCTTCAAAGCAACGACTGCGTTGGACTCATGAGCTTCATGAACGCTTTGTTGATGCTGTGGCACAACTTGGTGGACCAGATC GAGCTACCCCCAAAGGTGTTCTCAGAGTCATGGGCGTGCAAGGTTTAACAATATACCATGTCAAAAGTCATTTACAG AAATATCGACTTGCAAAATACCTCCCTGACTCTTCATCTGATG GGAAAAAATCTGACAAGAAAGAAACTGGAGGTATGCTTTCCAATTTGGATGGTTCATC TGGAATGCAAATTACAGAAGCACTCAAGCTTCAGATGGAAGTACAAAAGCGACTGCATGAGCAATTGGAG GTGCAGAGACAGCTACAGTTACGTATTGAAGCCCAAGGGAAGTACTTGAAGAAGATAATTGAGGAGCAACAACGACTCAGTGGAACCCTAGGAGAGGTGCCTAGTGCAGAGGTCTCTGCCCCAGTATTAGGTGATAATTGCCCAGAATCTGACAAGAAGACTGACCCAGCAACCCTTGCTCCAACTTCAGAGTCCCCCGTTCAAGACAAGGCTGTCAAGGAGTGTGCCCCAGCCAAAAGCATTTCTATTGATGAATCATTCTCATCTCGCCATGAGCCATTGACTCCAGATTCACGTTGTAATGTTGGTTCCCCAGCTGTGAGCCCTAAAGGTGAGAGGTCAATGAAGAAGCAACAGGTATGCATGGGCACAGCATAG